In Mycobacterium sp. 050128, one genomic interval encodes:
- a CDS encoding LLM class flavin-dependent oxidoreductase — MRTATTVELSGGSDEVGQVVTLAVEAEKLGLDVCWVAEAWGADAPSALGYLAARTDTMLLGSGILQVGTRSPVLVAQTAITLSNLSNGRFLLGLGASGPQVIEGLHGVSFRRPLARISETVDIVRQVFAGGKISHAGSEFQIPRPGEAVPMRVSNAPQHAIPIYLATLSPAMLRLTGEIADGWLGTSFVPEGAAEAYFAHLDEGLERAGRTRADIDICQGAEVAFAADEDELSAMVAHRKKELAFSLGGMGSSSTNFYNQAYSRQGWADVAAAVRERWQARDRDGAAALVTDDMVLGTTLIGTEQMVRARLAVWRDAGVNTVRLYPAGDTLDAKLTTLGRAIELVREVG; from the coding sequence ATGCGCACCGCGACCACGGTCGAGTTGTCCGGCGGCAGCGACGAAGTCGGCCAGGTGGTGACGCTGGCCGTCGAGGCCGAAAAGCTGGGGCTCGACGTGTGCTGGGTCGCCGAGGCGTGGGGGGCCGATGCTCCGTCGGCGTTGGGCTACCTCGCGGCGCGCACCGACACGATGCTGCTCGGCTCCGGCATCCTGCAGGTCGGCACCCGGTCGCCGGTGCTGGTCGCACAGACCGCGATCACGCTGTCCAACCTGTCGAATGGGCGTTTCCTGCTGGGGCTGGGTGCGTCCGGGCCGCAGGTCATCGAGGGCCTGCACGGGGTCTCGTTCCGCCGGCCGCTGGCCCGAATCTCCGAAACCGTCGACATCGTGCGGCAGGTGTTCGCCGGGGGCAAGATCTCCCATGCCGGCAGCGAGTTCCAGATCCCCCGCCCCGGCGAGGCGGTCCCGATGCGGGTGTCGAACGCGCCGCAGCACGCCATCCCGATCTACCTGGCCACGCTGTCGCCGGCGATGCTGCGGCTGACCGGGGAGATCGCCGACGGCTGGCTGGGCACCAGCTTCGTGCCCGAGGGCGCGGCCGAGGCGTACTTCGCCCACCTCGACGAGGGCCTCGAGCGCGCCGGTCGCACCCGCGCGGACATCGATATCTGCCAGGGCGCCGAGGTCGCGTTCGCGGCCGACGAGGACGAGTTGAGCGCCATGGTCGCCCACCGCAAGAAGGAACTCGCGTTCAGCCTCGGCGGGATGGGCTCGTCGAGCACGAACTTCTACAACCAGGCTTACAGCCGGCAGGGCTGGGCCGATGTCGCCGCTGCGGTGCGTGAGCGCTGGCAGGCCCGCGACCGCGACGGCGCCGCAGCGCTGGTGACCGACGACATGGTGCTGGGCACCACGCTGATCGGCACCGAACAGATGGTCCGCGCGCGCCTGGCGGTGTGGCGCGATGCCGGCGTCAACACCGTGCGACTCTATCCCGCCGGCGACACGCTCGATGCCAAGCTCACGACGCTGGGCCGCGCGATCGAACTGGTCCGCGAGGTGGGTTGA
- a CDS encoding SRPBCC family protein → MEWTGARYADKPTVEVSTWVDADPARVWNLVSDIKLMPTFSNELQSVEWVGGADRPKVGARFVGHNQHDAFGEWSTTSHIVACEQQREFAWAVGDAVHPSATWRFRLEPRDGGTSLSYWMQMGPGRSGLSSAIDSMPDKEEKIVFVRMREFESAISKTLAAIKRLAEHGVR, encoded by the coding sequence GTGGAGTGGACCGGAGCACGTTATGCGGACAAGCCGACGGTGGAAGTTTCGACCTGGGTTGACGCCGATCCGGCCCGAGTCTGGAATCTGGTCTCGGATATCAAGCTGATGCCGACCTTCAGCAACGAGCTGCAGTCCGTGGAGTGGGTCGGCGGCGCCGACCGGCCGAAGGTGGGTGCCCGCTTTGTCGGCCACAATCAGCACGACGCGTTCGGCGAATGGAGCACCACCTCCCACATCGTCGCCTGCGAGCAGCAGCGGGAATTCGCCTGGGCGGTCGGCGATGCCGTGCATCCGTCGGCGACCTGGCGGTTCCGGCTGGAACCCCGGGACGGCGGCACCAGCCTGAGCTACTGGATGCAGATGGGACCGGGACGCTCGGGGCTGTCGTCGGCGATCGACTCCATGCCGGACAAAGAGGAAAAGATCGTGTTCGTCCGGATGCGCGAATTCGAGTCCGCGATCAGCAAGACCCTGGCGGCGATCAAGAGGCTGGCCGAGCACGGGGTGCGCTGA